A stretch of the Erpetoichthys calabaricus chromosome 3, fErpCal1.3, whole genome shotgun sequence genome encodes the following:
- the fdft1 gene encoding squalene synthase isoform X1, whose amino-acid sequence MAAPGCKSTLSWVVLKRSLSASPRSTSAAPRPLLHGSKLSERRATHPAVYQATFTHRYPVFLCFSCQESMTESLRTCYHYLNETSRSFAAVIQALDGELRHAVCIFYLVLRALDTVEDDMTIPLGTKVPLLHNFYTFLNDPEWRFTGSQEKDRKVLEDFPTISLEFRNLGAEYRHVISDICHRMGVGMAEFLEKNVQSMHEWDKYCHYVAGLVGIGLSKLFSASELEDAEVGQDIELANSMGLFLQKTNIIRDYLEDQRDGREFWPEEAWGQFVERHSDFSQPQHLQSALSCLNLLVTDALRHVPHVLKYLSRLRNKSVFNFCAIPQVMAIATLSACYNNPQVFEGVVKIRKGQAVTVMMEATNLSAVCTIISQYTEEIAQKIPQTDPSHNKTLQIVDEIRTVIQSQAPLASRTLHLSPVYLSAAMLLAALSWQYLSTVSEQNASVGDTQGR is encoded by the exons ATGGCCGCCCCAGGCTGCAAAAGTACCCTGTCATGGGTTGTGCTGAAGCGGAGCCTGTCTGCCTCTCCCCGTAGCACGTCGGCTGCGCCCCGGCCCCTGCTGCATGGAAGCAAGCTGTCGGAGAGGCGAGCGACACACCCTGCAGTTTACCAAGCAACATTTACTCATCGTTATCCAGTCTTCCTGTGTTTCTCTTGCCAGGAGTCCATGACCGAGAGCCTGAGAACGTGCTACCACTACCTTAACGAGACGAGCCGCAGCTTCGCTGCTGTCATCCAGGCGCTGGACGGTGAACTTCG TCATGCTGTGTGCATCTTCTACTTGGTGCTAAGAGCTTTGGACACTGTGGAAGATGACATGACTATCCCGCTGGGAACAAAGGTGCCACTGCTCCATAATTTCTACACGTTCCTTAATGACCCTGAATGGCGATTCACTGGCAGTCAGGAAAAAGACCGGAAAGTCCTTGAAGATTTCCCAACG atatccCTGGAATTTCGTAATTTGGGTGCAGAATATCGGCATGTAATTTCTGATATATGCCACCGCATGGGAGTAGGAATGGCAGAATTCTTAGAGAAGAATGTTCAGTCCATGCATGAGTGGGATAAG TATTGTCACTATGTTGCTGGTCTTGTTGGCATTGGACTGTCCAAGCTTTTCTCTGCTTCTGAACTTGAAGATGCAGAGGTTGGACAAGACATTGAGCTTGCAAACTCTATGGGACTAtttcttcaaaaaacaaatattattcgAGACTATTTGGAAGACCAAAGAGATGGCAGAGAGTTTTGGCCGGAGGAG GCATGGGGTCAGTTTGTGGAACGACATTCTGATTTTTCTCAGCCTCAGCACCTCCAGTCAGCTCTCTCCTGCCTCAATCTGCTTGTTACTGATGCACTTAGACATGTTCCACATGTACTGAAATATCTTTCCCGACTTCGAAATAAAAGCGTTTTCAACTTTTGTGCCATACCACAG GTAATGGCCATTGCCACTTTATCTGCCTGCTATAACAATCCTCAGGTATTCGAGGGCGTAGTTAAAATAAGAAAAGGTCAAGCAGTTACTGTTATGATGGAAGCTACCAATTTGTCAGCTGTTTGCACTATTATTTCTCAGTACACAGAGGAG ATTGCCCAAAAGATTCCTCAGACAGACCCTTCACACAATAAAACTCTGCAAATTGTGGACGAGATACGCACAGTAATTCAGTCCCAAGCACCTCTGGCGTCGCGGACGTTGCACCTCTCCCCTGTCTACCTCTCTGCCGCCATGCTTCTTGCAGCTCTGAGCTGGCAATACCTCAGCACAGTCAGTGAACAGAATGCCTCTGTTGGGGACACACAGGGACGTTAA
- the fdft1 gene encoding squalene synthase isoform X2, translating to MDILKSLGHPEEIYNLFRFKLGGSRKVMPKLDYESMTESLRTCYHYLNETSRSFAAVIQALDGELRHAVCIFYLVLRALDTVEDDMTIPLGTKVPLLHNFYTFLNDPEWRFTGSQEKDRKVLEDFPTISLEFRNLGAEYRHVISDICHRMGVGMAEFLEKNVQSMHEWDKYCHYVAGLVGIGLSKLFSASELEDAEVGQDIELANSMGLFLQKTNIIRDYLEDQRDGREFWPEEAWGQFVERHSDFSQPQHLQSALSCLNLLVTDALRHVPHVLKYLSRLRNKSVFNFCAIPQVMAIATLSACYNNPQVFEGVVKIRKGQAVTVMMEATNLSAVCTIISQYTEEIAQKIPQTDPSHNKTLQIVDEIRTVIQSQAPLASRTLHLSPVYLSAAMLLAALSWQYLSTVSEQNASVGDTQGR from the exons ATGGACATCCTCAAATCTCTAGGTCACCCAGAAGAAATTTACAACCTCTTTCGTTTCAAATTGGGTGGCAGTCGCAAGGTTATGCCCAAACTAGATTAT GAGTCCATGACCGAGAGCCTGAGAACGTGCTACCACTACCTTAACGAGACGAGCCGCAGCTTCGCTGCTGTCATCCAGGCGCTGGACGGTGAACTTCG TCATGCTGTGTGCATCTTCTACTTGGTGCTAAGAGCTTTGGACACTGTGGAAGATGACATGACTATCCCGCTGGGAACAAAGGTGCCACTGCTCCATAATTTCTACACGTTCCTTAATGACCCTGAATGGCGATTCACTGGCAGTCAGGAAAAAGACCGGAAAGTCCTTGAAGATTTCCCAACG atatccCTGGAATTTCGTAATTTGGGTGCAGAATATCGGCATGTAATTTCTGATATATGCCACCGCATGGGAGTAGGAATGGCAGAATTCTTAGAGAAGAATGTTCAGTCCATGCATGAGTGGGATAAG TATTGTCACTATGTTGCTGGTCTTGTTGGCATTGGACTGTCCAAGCTTTTCTCTGCTTCTGAACTTGAAGATGCAGAGGTTGGACAAGACATTGAGCTTGCAAACTCTATGGGACTAtttcttcaaaaaacaaatattattcgAGACTATTTGGAAGACCAAAGAGATGGCAGAGAGTTTTGGCCGGAGGAG GCATGGGGTCAGTTTGTGGAACGACATTCTGATTTTTCTCAGCCTCAGCACCTCCAGTCAGCTCTCTCCTGCCTCAATCTGCTTGTTACTGATGCACTTAGACATGTTCCACATGTACTGAAATATCTTTCCCGACTTCGAAATAAAAGCGTTTTCAACTTTTGTGCCATACCACAG GTAATGGCCATTGCCACTTTATCTGCCTGCTATAACAATCCTCAGGTATTCGAGGGCGTAGTTAAAATAAGAAAAGGTCAAGCAGTTACTGTTATGATGGAAGCTACCAATTTGTCAGCTGTTTGCACTATTATTTCTCAGTACACAGAGGAG ATTGCCCAAAAGATTCCTCAGACAGACCCTTCACACAATAAAACTCTGCAAATTGTGGACGAGATACGCACAGTAATTCAGTCCCAAGCACCTCTGGCGTCGCGGACGTTGCACCTCTCCCCTGTCTACCTCTCTGCCGCCATGCTTCTTGCAGCTCTGAGCTGGCAATACCTCAGCACAGTCAGTGAACAGAATGCCTCTGTTGGGGACACACAGGGACGTTAA